Proteins found in one Stigmatopora nigra isolate UIUO_SnigA chromosome 15, RoL_Snig_1.1, whole genome shotgun sequence genomic segment:
- the ep300b gene encoding histone acetyltransferase p300 isoform X8 — translation MADNVLESGPSSAKRPKLASPALSVSASDGNDFGSLFDLEHDLPDELISSSDLGLTNGGDINQLHTSLGGIGMGGQDAAAKHKQLSELLRTSAPSQQGGPTSNNTGPGASMGLLGAVNISPGAPQGMPPQGQQQQHGLMQQVGMIGGGSPLNRANAMLGAQRGSNGQQQQGLMAGHVMNGSSRMGYPASAGMGNNSNLLAETLQQQGGQPMGSGGQPGIRPQQPGALNKMNMIANAGPYGGPYGQSAGPGMPGAGLSPQLQNKAAMANSMAGQFNMDKKVTANQGIPGMTPQQPPGIGGSAAVGAAQVGLGAVGSGACTGPPTADPEKRKLIQQQLVLLLHAHKCQRREQANGEVRQCNLPHCRTMKNVLNHMTHCQAGKSCQVAHCASSRQIISHWKNCTRHDCPVCLPLKNAGDKRNQQSLVSSAGLGLVNSLGSGVPGGQSTTPNLNTSSQIDPSSIERAYAALGLTYQGNQMQPQAPQANMQNQGMQGQPGMRNLNVMGGNSMGMNGGVQPPNHQGSLLPDAMLQNSMNTPSLMNDGVGSLGSLPTAAPPSAAMRKSWHEDITQDLRNHLVHKLVQAIFPTPDPAALKDRRMENLVAYARKVEGDMYESANSRAEYYHLLAEKIYKIQKELEEKRRTRLQKQGIMPGQPGLASSGFPQGALSLGQPTMAPGQPPNGPHSDPSMVRPGGPNQMPNRMQSPAGMNQFNQMGMQSMGQRSTPPLPLSSPMNQMGIGSARMGQPNATQLQNQYLPPGQFPGASPAHGSGPVGVNQPGSQAVVPLQNQMSTPPSLPAGSPSAQSATPAPGSAASGGSMGTGGVCGSGPLPNLPPSSTPNQPSTFPHCPPMRTNSPSPARSLTPQPHQSTPMLPRSQTPQPQTPSTPQLPSQNQQQASQPQQLQGLAGSSEKVNQLPQQTLGGGATTSGTQAAQASSVPLQNAHVPLQLPPTPQLSPKPPVTADGQVSSPASVSSSTDPNSQLAPQEVSAPVEEDIKMDVKKQEEEEEDGDEAQGDGKSLGKMGKVEPDIKAEEKVEIKKENSSEDGCKVEPMDTSSSSASLSVETVEDKKPEVKKEPKEQEEASAASPASTQSKKKMFKPEELRQALMPTLEALYRQDPESLPFRQPVDPQLLGIPDYFDIVKNPMDLSTIKRKLDTGQYQEPWQYVEDIWLMFNNAWLYNRKTSRVYKYCSKLAEVFETEIDPVMQALGYCCGRKFEFSPQTLCCYGKQLCTIQRDAAYFSYQNSSPKYGLLADRYHFCEKCFNEIQGESVSLGDDPSQPQTSINKEQFQRKKNDTLDPELLVECTDCGRKMHQICVLHHETIWPSGFVCGNCLKMANKTRKENKYAAKRLPQTKLGSYLESRVNDYIKRQSHIEAGEVTIRVVHVSDKVVEVKPGMKSRFVDSGEMSESFPYRMKALFAFEDIDGADVCFFGMHVQEYGSDCPPPNQRRVYISYLDSVHFFKPRHLRTAVYHEILLGYLEYAKRLGFTTGHIWACPPSEGDDYIFHCHPMDQKIPKPKRLQEWYKRMLDKAVAERIVHDYKDIFKQATEDRLTSAKELPYFEGDFWPNVLEESIKELEQEEEERKREENSTCNESTDTTKGDSKNAKKKNNKKTSKNKSSLSRSNKKKPGMPNVSNDLSQKLYATMEKHKEVFFVIRLIAGPTANSLPPITDPDPLMACDLMDGRDAFLTLARDKHLEFSSLRRSMWSSMCMLVELHNQSQDRFVYTCNECKHHVETRFHCTVCEDYDLCITCYNIKGHEHKMDKLGLGLDDDSNNQAAAATQSPGDSRRLSIQRCIQSLVHACQCRNANCSLPSCQKMKRVVQHTKSCKRKTNGGCPICKQLIALCCYHAKHCQENKCPVPFCLNIKQKLRQQQLQHRLQQAQMLRRRMASMQRVGQPAGAQPGGPVMGLPSPGANGITAPGTPTSAGTQPLTPQTPTQTMASIPPQGLGPGVPQAPPPGCVPVQGGKSLQQQQLHHSYQQMPGGGATGPGGVMNSPQHQHQMLPQVQQQLSGPPNNHQQLHQHLNSVPPFAGRPPGSSPIHQSQGKPILGSATPPRPQPNCPVMAGNVGGPPPNAAQGPASLLQQPSGPPPAAVEIAMKIQRVADAQRKMALQRQAAAGMMPTHPHHQQGQGQQQMSMGHPGSGGTVGPQGMPPQSQAALQSSRVHVEQQQNAPAGMMVGAGSHVLQHQQHQQQQGNMQQVQIPTQAQLQQRLGVPPNPQQQWSGQGMPPQQRQAMMNQMGHQAMMVTQQQQQQQQQQQQQQQQQQQQQQQQQQQQQQQQQLQQQHQQQASSHPAMMNMPQQQQQQQQPPPQVTNPGVLGAPGPGAAGIPVASGAGGNITQAALQDLLRTLRSPSSPLQQQQVLNILRSNPQLMAAFIKQRASKYKGAPGTPGGPVSNALPGGGQQMNMNAATAVAGQSGMHMGGQGGPNMATMAQLQQVQQQQMQQQQLQQQHQQQQQQQQQHHQQQQQQQQQQQLQQQQQRPVLSGLQQQQVAALQQQQQQQASGRGLQGQGPQMANLNNPQIRELFMRRHLQQQQQQQQQQQQQQQQQQQQQQQQQQHQQQQMGVNHSQFQQPQPPQSQAYMGQPSMQPPVGQGGPQSGGPPGQQGQPYSAQQQAAIQQRLQHQHHLQMQQQQQQQQNAMAGLAGGDSGPGGGVGPPQPPQGPQNGPPPSQALLQQALHQRLLQQQQQHLAAAGSPAQHSNPMSPQQPPQMSQSPHPHLQGQTLPTSLANQVRSPQPSPRPQSQPPHSSPSPRMQPQPSPHHISPQMQTGSPHPAHLNPHHAGMVAPPPQQQPSSQQQNSMEQFGSDQSAMLSQLSGMAGLHGQGGNGQDPLGQSLNHNPLDIM, via the exons ATTTTGGTTCGCTCTTTGACCTTGAGCACGACCTGCCAGATGAGCTCATCAGCTCGTCAGACTTAGGGCTGACCAATGGTGGGGACATCAACCAACTCCATACCAGTCTTGGAGGGATTGGTATGGGGGGCCAAGATGCtgccgcaaaacacaaacagTTGTCGGAACTTCTTCGAACCAGTGCGCCGTCACAGCAGGGTGGTCCTACTTCCAACAATACGGGACCAGGTGCTTCCATGGGCCTATTAGGAGCTGTCAATATCTCCCCTGGCGCACCTCAAGGAATGCCTCCCCAGGGCCAGCAGCAACAACATGGACTAATGCAGCAGGTTGGCATGATCGGAGGGGGGTCTCCTCTGAATCGGGCCAATGCCATGTTGGGTGCTCAGAGGGGCAGCAATGGACAGCAACAGCAAGGATTGATGGCGGGTCACGTGATGAACGGCTCGTCAAGAATGGGTTACCCGGCAAGTGCCGGCATGGGGAACAACAGTAATCTTTTAGCCGAAACACTACAGCAGCAGGGTGGTCAGCCAATGGGGTCCGGTGGTCAGCCAGGGATTCGACCGCAGCAACCAGGAGCACTGAACAAG ATGAATATGATTGCCAATGCGGGCCCCTATGGTGGTCCCTATGGTCAGTCTGCTGGTCCGGGGATGCCTGGAGCAGGCCTGAGCCCACAACTCCAGAATAAGGCCGCAATGGCTAACAGTATGGCCGGCCAGTTTAACATGGACAAAAAGGTGACAGCGAATCAAGGAATTCCTGGAATG ACACCGCAGCAACCTCCAGGCATTGGTGGATCTGCAGCAGTGGGAGCGGCACAGGTTGGACTGGGTGCTGTCGGGTCAGGTGCCTGCACTGGGCCTCCTACAGCAGACCCAGAGAAGCGTAAGCTTATCCAGCAGCAACTGGTTCTCTTGCTCCACGCTCATAAGTGTCAGAGAAGAGAGCAAGCTAATGGCGAAGTAAGGCAGTGCAACCTGCCTCACTGTCGCACCATGAAGAACGTACTTAACCACATGACTCATTGCCAGGCTGGCAAGTCTTGCCAGG TGGCGCATTGTGCCTCATCAAGACAGATCATCTCACATTGGAAGAATTGCACGCGACATGATTGTCCTGTATGCCTACCTTTGAAAAATGCTGGAGACAAGAGGAACCAACAAT CTCTCGTTAGCAGCGCAGGACTTGGTTTGGTGAACTCTTTAGGTTCAGGAGTACCAGGTGGACAGTCTACTACTCCAAACCTGAACACATCAAGCCAGATCGATCCCAGCTCCATTGAGAGGGCCTATGCTGCGCTTGGTCTTACTTACCAGGGCAACCAGATGCAGCCACAGGCACCCCAGGCGAACATGCAAAACCAGGGGATGCAGGGGCAACCTGGGATGAGGAATCTGAATGTCATgg GAGGCAACTCGATGGGAATGAATGGTGGTGTGCAGCCCCCAAACCATCAGGGGTCCCTGCTACCAGATGCCATGTTGCAAAACAGTATGAACACACCAAG TTTGATGAATGATGGAGTGGGAAGCTTGGGATCCTTACCTACTGCAGCTCCTCCTTCTGCAGCTATGCGGAAGTCTTGGCATGAAGATATCACACAAGATCTGCGCAACCATCTAGTTCATAAACT GGTTCAGGCTATATTTCCCACTCCTGACCCAGCTGCTTTGAAGGACAGACGGATGGAAAATCTAGTGGCATATGCTCGTAAAGTTGAGGGGGACATGTATGAGTCAGCCAATAGTAGG GCGGAGTACTACCACCTCTTAGCAGAGAAGATTTACAAAATCCAAAAGGAGCTTGAAGAGAAGCGAAGGACACGTCTCCAAAAGCAGGGAATCATGCCTGGGCAACCTGGCTTGGCCTCATCCGGCTTCCCACAGGGGGCTCTCAGCCTGGGTCAGCCTACCATGGCCCCAGGACAACCTCCAA ATGGTCCTCATTCTGATCCGTCCATGGTACGACCCGGAGGACCAAATCAGATGCCTAACAGGATGCAGAGCCCAGCAG GAATGAACCAGTTCAACCAAATGGGGATGCAGTCaatgggtcaaaggtcaacacCTCCTCTTCCACTCAGTTCTCCGATGAACCAG ATGGGTATTGGCTCAGCAAGAATGGGTCAGCCAAATGCTACGCAACTACAGAATCAGTACCTCCCACCGGGCCAGTTTCCCGGGGCCAGTCCTGCTCATGGTTCTGGTCCCGTTGGCGTGAACCAGCCAGGATCACAGGCCGTTGTGCCACTG CAGAATCAGATGTCAACCCCGCCTTCGCTACCGGCCGGCAGCCCTTCCGCCCAGTCTGCCACCCCCGCCCCGGGCTCTGCAGCCTCAGGTGGCTCCATGGGGACCGGTGGTGTTTGTGGTTCAGGGCCTCTGCCTAACTTGCCTCCATCCTCCACGCCAAACCAGCCCAGCACATTTCCTCACTGTCCACCCATGCGAACAAACTCTCCCTCACCAGCACGCAGCTTAACGCCTCAACCTCATCAGTCGACTCCCATGTTACCTCGTTCTCAGACGCCGCAGCCGCAGACCCCGAGCACACCCCAGTTGCCTTCTCAGAATCAACAGCAAGCATCGCAGCCGCAACAATTACAAGGTCTCGCGGGGAGTTCCGAGAAGGTGAATCAGCTTCCACAGCAGACCCTTGGAGGTGGTGCTACTACCTCAGGCACCCAGGCCGCTCAGGCTTCATCGGTGCCTCTCCAGAATGCACATGTGCCACTGCAGCTGCCACCAACCCCa cagCTGTCTCCTAAGCCACCCGTAACAGCAGATGGTCAGGTGTCATCACCAGCCTCAGTCAGCAGCAGCACAGATCCAAACTCCCAGCTGGCCCCACAGGAAGTCTCCGCACCTGTCGAAGAGGATATCAAAATGGACGTGAAAAagcaggaggaagaggaggaagatggTGACGAAGCTCAAGGAGATGGCAAGTCTCTGGGGAAGATGGGAAAAGTTGAGCCTGACATTAAAGCAGAAGAGAAGGTTGAG ataaagaaagaaaattcatCAGAAGATGGGTGTAAAGTGGAGCCCATGGATACATCTTCCTCTTCTGCGTCTTTGTCAGTGGAAACTGTGGAAGACAAGAAGCCCGAGGTGAAAAAGGAGCCCAAAGAGCAAGAGGAGGCCTCCGCAGCTTCCCCAGCCAGCACTCAgagcaagaaaaaaa TGTTTAAGCCAGAGGAGCTGCGTCAAGCTCTGATGCCCACCTTGGAGGCCTTGTACAGGCAGGACCCCGAGTCCCTCCCCTTCCGTCAGCCGGTGGACCCCCAGTTACTGGGAATACCC GACTACTTTGACATTGTGAAGAATCCCATGGACCTGTCAACAATCAAGCGGAAACTAGACACGGGGCAGTACCAAGAGCCTTGGCAGTACGTGGAGGATATCTGGTTGATGTTCAACAATGCCTGGTTGTACAACCGTAAGACTTCACGGGTGTACAAGTACTGCTCCAAACTGGCTGAGGTGTTTGAGACTGAGATCGATCCGGTCATGCAGGCTTTAGGATATTGCTGTGGAAGGAAG tTTGAGTTTTCACCCCAAACTCTTTGCTGCTATGGAAAACAATTATGCACCATCCAACGGGATGCTGCCTATTTTAGCTACCAGAACAG TTCACCAAAATATGGGCTTCTTGCTGACAGGTACCACTTCTGTGAGAAGTGTTTCAACGAAATCCAGGGTGAGAGCGTCTCCCTGGGCGACGACCCATCCCAACCTCAGAC GTCCATCAACAAAGAACAATTCCAGCGAAAGAAGAATGACACGCTTGACCCAGAATT gCTTGTCGAATGTACAGACTGTGGTCGTAAAATGCACCAGATCTGTGTCCTACATCATGAAACCATTTGGCCTTCAGG CTTTGTATGTGGCAACTGTCTCAAGATGGCCAATAAGACACGGAAAGAGAACAAATATGCAGCTAAAA GACTTCCTCAAACCAAGCTAGGCAGCTATTTGGAGTCACGAGTGAATGACTACATTAAACGGCAAAGCCATATTGAGGCTGGCGAGGTCACGATTCGTGTGGTTCACGTCTCCGATAAAGTGGTTGAGGTCAAACCTGGCATGAAGTCCAG GTTTGTGGACAGTGGCGAGATGTCCGAATCTTTCCCATACAGGATGAAAGCCTTGTTTGCTTTTGAGGACATTGATGGCGCAGATGTGTGTTTTTTCGGTATGCACGTTCAAGAGTACGGCTCTGACTGCCCACCTCCTAACCAGAGACGAGTGTACATCTCTTACCTGGACAGCGTTCACTTCTTTAAACCTCGACACCTCAGGACTGCTGTCTACCACGAGATCTTGCTTGGTTACCTGGAATATGCAAAGAGACTGGG GTTTACAACAGGTCATATCTGGGCATGTCCTCCCAGTGAGGGCGATGATTACATCTTCCATTGTCACCCAATGGACCAGAAGATACCCAAACCAAAACGACTACAAGAGTGGTATAAGAGGATGTTGGACAAGGCAGTTGCTGAGCGCATTGTTCATGACTACAAG gACATCTTCAAACAGGCAACAGAGGACCGCCTGACCAGCGCAAAGGAGCTTCCATACTTTGAGGGAGACTTTTGGCCCAACGTACTGGAGGAGAGCATCAAAGAGCTGGaacaagaggaggaggaaaggaAGAGAGAGGAAAACAGTACCTGCAACGAAAGTACCGAT ACCACAAAGGGAGACAGCAAGAATGCCAAAAAGAAGAACAATAAAAAGACGAGCAAGAACAAGAGCAGCTTGAGCCGTTCCAACAAGAAAAAGCCGGGCATGCCCAACGTCTCCAACGATCTCTCGCAGAAACTCTACGCCACTATGGAGAAACATAAGGAG GTTTTCTTTGTCATCCGACTCATCGCTGGCCCTACTGCCAACTCATTGCCACCCATCACCGACCCTGACCCTCTGATGGCTTGTGACCTGATGGACGGCCGGGATGCATTCCTGACGTTGGCGAGGGACAAACACCTGGAATTCAGCTCTCTCAGGAGGTCCATGTGGAGTTCTATGTGCATGCTAGTGGAGCTCCATAACCAGAGCCAGGACCGTTTTGTCTACACATGCAATGAGTGTAAACATCATGTGGAAACACGCTTCCACTGCACTGTTTGTGAG GACTATGACTTGTGCATCACCTGCTACAACATTAAAGGCCACGAGCACAAAATGGACAAGTTGGGACTCGGGCTGGACGACGACAGCAATAACCAGGCAGCAGCGGCTACCCAGAGTCCAGGAGATTCTCGCCGCCTGAGCATCCAGAGATGCATCCAGTCTTTGGTCCACGCGTGCCAGTGCCGCAACGCCaactgctctctgccatcgtgCCAGAAGATGAAGCGTGTTGTTCAGCACACCAAAAGCTGCAAGCGCAAGACCAATGGCGGCTGTCCCATTTGCAAACAGCTCATTGCTCTGTGCTGCTACCACGCCAAACACTGTCAGGAGAACAAATGTCCCGTGCCCTTTTGTCTTAACATAAAGCAAAAGCTCCGGCAGCAGCAACTCCAACACCGACTCCAACAAGCGCAGATGTTGAGGAGGAGGATGGCCAGCATGCAGAGGGTGGGTCAGCCGGCGGGGGCTCAACCAGGAGGCCCCGTCATGGGACTTCCGTCGCCCGGCGCCAACGGTATCACAGCGCCGGGTACACCGACATCTGCCGGAACTCAACCTCTGACTCCTCAGACACCCACTCAGACAATGGCTTCGATACCGCCCCAAGGATTGGGGCCCGGGGTTCCCCAAGCTCCTCCGCCGGGCTGCGTCCCCGTGCAAGGCGGCAAATCTCTTCAGCAGCAACAGCTTCACCATTCATACCAGCAGATGCCAGGGGGAGGAGCTACCGGACCAGGAGGTGTGATGAATTCCCCCCAACATCAGCACCAGATGCTTCCCCAAGTGCAACAGCAATTGAGTGGACCTCCAAACAACCATCAGCAACTTCACCAACACCTCAACAGCGTGCCCCCGTTCGCCGGCAGGCCTCCAGGCTCCTCCCCGATCCACCAATCCCAAGGGAAGCCGATCCTCGGGTCAGCAACGCCTCCTCGCCCGCAGCCCAATTGCCCCGTCATGGCCGGAAACGTCGGGGGTCCACCTCCCAACGCTGCCCAAGGCCCCGCTTCTCTTTTGCAACAGCCTTCCGGGCCTCCGCCGGCCGCCGTGGAGATCGCCATGAAGATCCAGAGAGTCGCCGACGCCCAGAGGAAGATGGCGCTGCAGAGACAAGCGGCCGCGGGCATGATGCCTACTCACCCCCACCATCAACAGGGCCAAGGGCAACAACAGATGAGCATGGGGCACCCTGGCAGCGGCGGGACGGTCGGACCCCAAGGGATGCCGCCGCAAAGCCAAGCTGCCTTGCAGTCGTCTCGGGTCCACGTAGAACAACAACAGAACGCTCCAGCTGGGATGATGGTCGGCGCTGGCAGCCATGTCCTGCAACaccaacaacatcaacaacaacaaggcAACATGCAACAAGTCCAGATACCAACTCAGGCTCAGCTTCAACAGAGGCTGGGTGTACCACCAAACCCGCAACAGCAGTGGTCCGGCCAGGGGATGCCACCCCAACAGAGGCAGGCTATGATGAACCAAATGGGTCATCAGGCTATGATGGTCacgcagcagcaacaacagcaacaacaacaacaacagcagcagcaacaacaacaacaacaacaacaacaacagcagcagcaacaacaacaacaacagcagcagctacaacaacaacatcaacaacaagcTTCAAGCCACCCTGCCATGATGAACatgccacaacaacaacaacagcagcaacagccACCACCCCAGGTCACCAACCCTGGGGTGCTGGGAGCCCCTGGCCCTGGAGCTGCTGGTATTCCCGTAGCTTCTGGCGCTGGGGGCAACATCACGCAGGCAGCCCTCCAGGATCTTTTACGCACTCTTCGTTCGCCTAGCTCGCCGCTCCAACAGCAGCAAGTCCTCAACATCCTGCGTTCCAACCCTCAACTCATGGCGGCTTTTATTAAACAAAGAGCCTCCAAGTACAAGGGAGCCCCTGGAACCCCTGGAGGGCCTGTAAGTAACGCCCTGCCGGGAGGAGGCCAGCAGATGAATATGAACGCAGCCACTGCCGTGGCAGGCCAGTCTGGTATGCACATGGGGGGCCAAGGAGGACCAAACATGGCCACTATGGCCCAATTACAGCAAGTACAGCAGCAACAAATGCAACAGCAGCAGTTGCAGCAACAAcatcagcaacaacaacagcagcagcagcaacaccaccaacagcagcagcagcaacaacaacaacaacaacttcaacagcagcagcagagaCCAGTCCTCAGTGGTTTACAGCAGCAGCAAGTTGCCGCtctccagcagcagcagcagcaacaagcTAGCGGAAGAGGTTTACAGGGCCAGGGACCCCAAATGGCAAATCTCAACAATCCCCAAATCCGAGAACTGTTCATGAGGAGACATCTtcagcaacagcaacaacagcagcagcagcaacaacaacagcagcagcaacagcaacaacaacaacaacaacaacaacaacatcagcaGCAGCAAATGGGAGTCAACCACAGTCAATTCCAGCAACCGCAACCTCCGCAAAGTCAAGCTTACATGGGCCAGCCTAGCATGCAGCCGCCAGTCGGACAGGGTGGCCCCCAGTCCGGGGGTCCCCCCGGTCAGCAAGGTCAGCCTTACTCAGCCCAGCAGCAGGCTGCCATACAgcagaggctccagcaccaacACCACCTCCAgatgcagcagcagcaacagcagcagcaaaatGCTATGGCGGGTTTGGCTGGAGGGGATTCGGGGCCTGGGGGTGGTGTAGGCCCACCACAGCCACCACAGGGCCCTCAAAATGGCCCTCCGCCTTCGCAAGCTCTCCTTCAGCAGGCGCTCCACCAGAGGCTTctccaacagcagcagcaacaccTCGCCGCGGCAGGGTCTCCAGCCCAACACAGCAATCCCATGAGCCCCCAGCAGCCCCCCCAGATGTCCCAGTCCCCTCACCCGCACCTGCAGGGTCAGACGTTGCCCACGTCCCTGGCGAACCAGGTGCGCTCCCCACAACCCTCGCCCAGGCCTCAGTCGCAACCGCCGCACTCCAGCCCGTCGCCGCGCATGCAGCCCCAGCCGTCCCCTCACCACATATCCCCCCAGATGCAGACTGGGTCCCCCCACCCGGCCCACTTGAACCCGCATCACGCCGGGATGGTGGCCCCGCCTCCGCAGCAGCAGCCTTCGTCCCAGCAACAGAACTCAATGGAGCAGTTTGGCTCGGACCAGAGTGCTATGTTGTCCCAGCTGAGTGGGATGGCGGGTCTCCACGGGCAGGGGGGCAATGGTCAGGACCCACTGGGCCAGAGCCTGAATCACAACCCTTTAGACATCATGTAG